From the genome of Clostridium sp. BNL1100, one region includes:
- a CDS encoding ABC transporter permease: MELTKKMLRDIIKNKAQFLTIVFIATFGVLTFSGLDSVRQGLIQSSDEYYKTVNLANMWVYTKEDPTQELNKITSIDGISDVQTRLTYTVTSGKNQIKLFVSDDNEISKPYIVSGAKYDVNTDGIWLDDEFAKANNYKVGDSLAINNKELQIKGIILSAEEIYDPPAGNAIPDYKNNGYAYMSKKTFLKTYGFYMPNQVLVTYGKSVDEKSISKEVENVLGNKFVTYLMRDEQSSTNHINERIRQLTQFTYVFPALFFLLAVLTMLTTMTRLIDNQRTQIGTLMSIGYSNRKIRLHYLSYGLWMGLVGGGLGVVIGYKAIPEVLIQSFRHLAIVPYWDKPLTIGSFVSVAVMVLCCLLAVLMSCGSKLKVMPALVLRGNAQKIGKHTLLERIPFLWDRMSLNIKSTIRNISRNKVRSIMGIVGVLGSMVLILAGLGMKDSLNYTIDYTYNSLYQYNNKIEVTKSDIQIKDLNIGGTNQYIQEGNLEIRTDKDGKKYTAMFSVVDDGTFIRMKDLSENEVKISEIKGLVISDKFASTLGVKEGDNVNWRFLGGKWGSVKIGKIVINSLPKVLFVSKNTWSDLNQDFQPNALFSDNNEKNLGSYFDKKDNIESKIITKESQRDSMQKVFDSTNSIIYVLLFAAILLVVVVLSSLGLLNYTEMEREYATLKVIGLYPVEIRVLAFKESLVLSFIGWVVGIPFGKIFVDVFMKILSNDTIVCLSHINFSSYILASVLVAGGALLINLLLSVKIGKIDMVTSLKSNE, encoded by the coding sequence ATGGAATTAACTAAAAAAATGCTGCGGGACATTATTAAGAATAAAGCTCAGTTTTTGACAATCGTCTTTATCGCAACATTTGGTGTGTTAACTTTTTCAGGATTGGATAGCGTACGTCAGGGATTGATTCAAAGCAGTGATGAGTATTATAAGACTGTTAATCTGGCTAATATGTGGGTTTATACAAAAGAGGATCCAACTCAAGAGCTAAATAAAATTACAAGTATTGACGGTATCTCAGATGTTCAGACAAGGCTGACATATACTGTCACCAGCGGAAAAAATCAAATAAAACTATTTGTCTCAGATGACAATGAAATTTCGAAACCTTATATAGTATCAGGAGCCAAGTATGATGTAAATACAGATGGTATATGGCTTGATGATGAATTTGCAAAAGCAAATAATTATAAAGTAGGCGATTCTTTAGCAATTAACAATAAAGAATTGCAAATAAAGGGTATTATTTTAAGTGCTGAAGAAATATACGATCCACCTGCAGGAAACGCTATACCGGATTACAAAAATAATGGTTACGCATATATGTCGAAAAAAACCTTTTTGAAAACATATGGGTTTTATATGCCTAATCAGGTTTTGGTTACATACGGAAAGTCTGTGGATGAAAAGAGTATTAGCAAAGAGGTTGAGAATGTTCTTGGTAACAAATTTGTTACTTATTTGATGCGTGACGAACAGTCAAGTACAAATCATATCAATGAGAGAATTCGACAACTTACTCAATTTACATATGTTTTTCCGGCTTTATTCTTTTTGTTGGCTGTATTAACAATGCTTACAACAATGACAAGATTAATAGATAATCAGAGGACACAAATAGGAACATTGATGTCTATTGGTTATAGCAATAGGAAAATCAGACTGCATTATTTGAGTTATGGTTTATGGATGGGGTTGGTTGGAGGAGGCTTAGGAGTTGTAATAGGCTACAAAGCGATTCCTGAAGTACTGATTCAGTCCTTCAGACATTTGGCAATCGTTCCATACTGGGATAAGCCATTAACAATTGGCAGTTTTGTATCAGTTGCTGTTATGGTTTTATGCTGCTTACTTGCTGTTCTTATGTCTTGTGGAAGTAAACTTAAAGTAATGCCGGCACTTGTTCTGAGAGGAAATGCACAAAAAATCGGCAAACACACTTTGTTGGAGAGGATACCTTTCTTATGGGATAGAATGTCCCTTAATATTAAATCTACTATAAGAAATATCAGCAGGAATAAAGTTCGTTCAATAATGGGCATAGTCGGTGTACTTGGCAGTATGGTGCTTATTTTGGCGGGCTTAGGCATGAAAGATTCTCTAAACTACACAATAGATTATACATATAATAGTTTATATCAATACAATAACAAAATAGAAGTTACAAAATCGGATATACAAATAAAGGACCTGAATATTGGGGGTACGAATCAGTATATTCAAGAAGGAAACCTCGAAATAAGAACTGATAAAGACGGCAAGAAATATACTGCAATGTTTTCGGTCGTTGATGATGGAACTTTTATTCGCATGAAAGACTTAAGTGAAAATGAAGTAAAAATTTCTGAAATAAAAGGTTTAGTGATTTCAGATAAATTTGCAAGTACCCTTGGAGTTAAAGAAGGTGATAATGTAAATTGGAGATTTTTAGGTGGAAAGTGGGGAAGTGTGAAAATAGGTAAAATAGTTATTAACTCGCTTCCGAAGGTTTTATTTGTTTCAAAGAATACATGGAGTGACTTAAACCAAGATTTTCAGCCAAATGCTTTATTTTCTGATAATAACGAAAAAAACTTAGGTTCATATTTCGATAAAAAAGATAATATTGAGTCCAAAATTATTACCAAAGAGAGTCAACGGGATTCAATGCAAAAAGTCTTTGATAGTACCAATTCTATAATATACGTTCTTTTGTTTGCTGCAATATTGCTTGTAGTAGTTGTTTTATCAAGCCTTGGGTTGCTTAACTATACTGAGATGGAGAGGGAATATGCAACACTAAAAGTAATAGGATTATACCCGGTAGAAATAAGGGTATTAGCATTTAAAGAAAGCCTTGTACTTTCATTTATCGGGTGGGTGGTAGGCATTCCTTTTGGAAAAATATTTGTTGACGTTTTTATGAAGATTCTTTCAAATGATACCATAGTATGTCTTTCACACATTAATTTCAGCAGTTATATTCTTGCATCGGTACTGGTAGCAGGGGGTGCACTTTTAATTAATCTTCTGTTAAGTGTAAAGATAGGCAAAATCGACATGGTAACATCTCTGAAGTCAAACGAGTAG
- a CDS encoding radical SAM protein, with protein sequence MSNFEKIINEDEIYRVVSEASNTEAGQYFAKFLMKKGFKLTYDSGKKQYFINSFLPTIPSKAWDKAMNTLDSIKNGDRKLFQSDVVVTGRCHCNCWHCYRNKSSRYDLNLESIKSFIEQAYELGVANIGITGGEPMLRNDIKDIINFIPEGMQAQLYTTGHKIDDEFCKFLSNSNVSRVIISLDHYKEEVVVKTRDNKNAFRESLDAIKVLQANNIYTVVTICIIDSFTSDEIEEYFKFVSELGIQEIRIVLPIPQGKIEGMDCKMNYKVAKRMIMDIKEKYINNPDYPNVVLFSEFESAKCMGCSAGIYYLTLNNDGAYTPCVAVPLSFGDINQDKVKDVLEDMSQFFKCAGRTCYGRKIGRIIQDMGIDTGKIPLGTELSKTVAEKYIVEGLPPEFYDGFFNDLF encoded by the coding sequence ATGAGTAATTTTGAAAAAATTATCAATGAAGATGAAATATATAGGGTAGTCTCAGAAGCAAGTAACACAGAAGCAGGGCAATATTTTGCAAAGTTTTTAATGAAAAAGGGTTTTAAACTTACCTATGACTCAGGCAAAAAACAGTATTTTATTAATAGCTTTTTACCTACTATTCCATCTAAAGCTTGGGATAAAGCGATGAATACTCTGGATAGTATCAAAAATGGAGATAGAAAGTTATTTCAAAGTGATGTTGTAGTTACGGGTCGGTGTCACTGCAATTGCTGGCACTGCTATAGAAATAAAAGCAGTCGATATGATTTAAATCTTGAATCAATTAAATCATTTATTGAACAGGCGTATGAACTTGGTGTTGCCAATATTGGTATAACCGGGGGAGAGCCTATGCTTAGAAATGATATTAAAGATATTATCAATTTTATTCCTGAAGGCATGCAAGCACAGTTATATACTACGGGGCATAAGATTGATGATGAGTTTTGTAAGTTTTTAAGTAACAGCAATGTCAGCCGAGTTATTATAAGTCTGGATCACTACAAAGAGGAAGTAGTGGTGAAAACCAGAGATAATAAGAATGCTTTTCGTGAGTCATTAGATGCTATTAAAGTGCTACAGGCAAATAATATTTATACTGTAGTAACAATATGCATTATTGACAGTTTTACATCTGATGAGATAGAAGAATATTTTAAATTTGTATCAGAATTAGGCATTCAGGAGATAAGGATTGTTTTACCTATTCCCCAAGGGAAAATTGAAGGAATGGACTGCAAGATGAATTATAAAGTAGCAAAGAGAATGATAATGGATATCAAAGAAAAGTATATTAACAATCCAGATTATCCGAATGTTGTCTTATTTAGTGAGTTTGAAAGTGCAAAATGTATGGGTTGTTCGGCAGGAATTTATTACTTGACTTTAAATAATGATGGTGCATATACGCCTTGTGTTGCTGTCCCTTTATCATTTGGAGACATTAACCAAGACAAAGTAAAAGATGTTCTGGAGGATATGTCCCAATTTTTTAAATGTGCAGGTAGAACTTGCTATGGCAGAAAAATAGGAAGAATAATTCAGGATATGGGGATTGACACTGGTAAAATTCCGCTAGGGACTGAGCTTAGCAAAACTGTTGCTGAAAAATACATTGTTGAAGGTCTGCCTCCCGAATTTTATGACGGTTTTTTTAACGACTTATTTTAA
- a CDS encoding ABC transporter ATP-binding protein: protein MEPFIKVEKLSRKFNVGDEEIYAIKNISFEINKGEFAVILGPSGSGKSTLLNLFGGMDRATSGTLVVNNTNVTSFSDRQLNDYRRKEVGFVFQFYNLLPNLTASENIEIARKISDNPLESNALELVGLSHRAKHFPAELSGGEQQRVSIARALAKRPKILLCDEPTGALDSETGKLVLVTLHKMCKENNQTAIVVTHNSVIAEAADRVVHLRNGEVSSIECNSTPIPMEGVEW, encoded by the coding sequence ATGGAACCATTTATAAAGGTGGAAAAGTTATCTAGAAAATTTAATGTAGGTGATGAAGAGATTTATGCTATAAAGAATATAAGCTTTGAAATTAATAAAGGAGAATTTGCTGTTATCCTTGGACCTTCCGGTTCAGGAAAGAGCACATTATTAAATCTTTTTGGAGGTATGGATCGTGCAACTTCAGGGACATTAGTTGTTAATAATACTAATGTTACAAGTTTCTCTGACAGACAATTAAATGATTATCGCAGGAAAGAAGTTGGGTTTGTGTTTCAATTTTACAACCTTCTGCCAAACTTGACAGCCAGTGAAAATATTGAAATAGCCAGAAAAATTAGTGACAATCCATTAGAAAGTAATGCCTTGGAATTAGTTGGTCTATCACACAGAGCTAAACATTTTCCGGCAGAACTTTCTGGTGGGGAACAGCAAAGGGTTTCCATAGCGAGAGCATTGGCTAAAAGGCCAAAAATACTTTTGTGTGATGAACCTACCGGAGCCTTAGACAGTGAAACGGGTAAGCTAGTTTTAGTAACACTACATAAAATGTGCAAAGAAAATAATCAGACAGCTATAGTTGTTACACATAATTCCGTAATTGCAGAGGCTGCGGACAGGGTTGTACACTTAAGAAATGGAGAGGTATCGAGCATTGAATGTAATAGTACGCCTATCCCAATGGAAGGAGTGGAGTGGTAA
- a CDS encoding acyl carrier protein: MIEKIKEILAKYAEVGIDKINDESRLVGDLGLDSMDLVDLVIDLEDEFGVEINDRDLWNIQTFGDIKIYLSDRTQKD; this comes from the coding sequence ATGATTGAGAAAATAAAAGAAATATTGGCAAAGTATGCTGAGGTGGGTATTGATAAAATTAATGATGAATCCAGACTTGTGGGGGACTTAGGTCTTGATTCAATGGATTTGGTGGATTTAGTTATCGATTTAGAGGATGAATTTGGGGTTGAAATTAATGATAGAGATTTATGGAACATACAGACCTTTGGCGATATTAAGATCTACTTGTCTGATAGAACTCAAAAGGATTAA
- a CDS encoding non-ribosomal peptide synthetase: MGIDEKSKDNNVFPLTNVQTAYLMGRNPVFELGGRSTHIYYEFENNLDIGKFNTALNKLIKNQPMLRAVIESTGQQRILDEVPEYIVERFDLTNLSNEERQKFILNKRVEMSHHVFKIDTWPLFDIKMAQLDNDKVYMFCDFDLLIADAGSLIVLINEVMDCYDLETEPIPLEASFRDYVYKLVDIKKTKRYQMDRDFWMEQLAEFPSAPQLPLKSNKKILLPKFKRLGTTIDSSTWGKIKEMAEEKKIQPTIILCTAYAMVLEHWCNQDSFTINSAITGRSKHDKSISRVIGDFTKALLLPIQKSDIAKDDFWENATAIRDLFATSYKHSYFDGMEFLKELSKARGLGTSAVMPIVFTSMIFNDEKFSLLDKFGELKYGISQTPQVFLDCQVMDISGKLLMTWDYVEEGFEEELITTMFKQYEELVLSIKTDGSYSKEIFELSDEDKKLIQKYNDTVCNTKKTTLQNIVSKALETYSNKIAIKDGNSSVTYKELDLLTDRIAISLQSEGIGPGDFVGISASRCTETVINILGVIKSGAAYVPINPEHPRERQNYIYQHSGCKKMLESAYIHSISEDTCKQFVSDEKAQPTDIAYVIYTSGSTGEPKGVVISNEAVCNTIIDINSRYNITGNDKVIGISSFCFDLSVYDIFGSILAGAELYIAGNARNIPELIAIVAKEKITVWNTVPAIMELYIDELYRIEENKCDSDYGTLRVVMLSGDWIPVSLPNKIKGKYPQAKIYSLGGATEASIWSIHYPIDKVNENWTSIPYGYPLANQMFYVLDSNLELCPVGVIGELYIGGIGVATGYQNDIDKTNTAFMEHKSFGRIYKTGDFGVMNRKGYIEFKGRKDEQVKIRGHRIELGEIESVLIRHEAVENVAVIDYKDETGKVFLCAYIVSNSTFKDDELPNWAATYLPDYMVPRQYVKIDEIPLTSNGKVNKKILPKPEIKQSETNYMAPRNDLEMELVQLWQEVLNIDKVGINDDFFDLGGDSLNVIKVITKASEIGIRISLDDMYKYTTILSLAPYTSRSSSIATDNIMKLRKSMDSLANYKPDVKYEKDYKEYLDGLKEIQIQEGVSYNNIFITGGTGFLGSHLVRELLFKTKSKVYILVRGENENNAEERLRRTWSHYFKENDYINEYSDRVSIIVGDISQVNLGLSQVEFDYLAETVDCIIHAAATINHYGLWEDYQKINIDGTRRITEFSKYKNKKDLHYISTISTGFSISRYENKNLFSEHEITRGNKSDIAYAQSKIYAEEIALAAQNEGINVKVYRLGFLVQSYKDGIFQTNEGESSIFSVLSMMMKLGSVPNLDAKIFDLTFVDQAAEAITLLLGVKEGSNIYHIFNPYKISLIDFAQLFNEFSEVVKIKSIDDFEKYLANGGKKYNHLVAEIINLGLLEKSFDPTMLLLPTCKRTETILRKCGFEWGQVDSKRSADVLRIVNRIAENIPDVL; this comes from the coding sequence GTGGGTATAGATGAAAAGAGTAAAGATAATAATGTTTTTCCACTAACAAATGTTCAAACTGCTTATTTAATGGGACGAAATCCTGTATTTGAGCTCGGAGGCCGGTCAACTCACATTTATTATGAATTTGAAAATAACCTGGATATCGGTAAATTTAATACCGCACTTAATAAGCTTATTAAAAACCAGCCTATGCTAAGAGCTGTAATCGAATCAACAGGGCAGCAACGAATACTGGATGAAGTCCCTGAATATATTGTAGAACGATTTGACCTAACTAATTTATCAAATGAGGAAAGGCAGAAATTTATTTTAAATAAGAGAGTAGAAATGTCACATCATGTATTTAAAATTGACACTTGGCCCTTATTTGATATTAAAATGGCACAATTAGATAATGACAAAGTATACATGTTTTGTGACTTCGATTTACTTATTGCTGATGCAGGAAGTTTAATTGTATTAATAAATGAAGTCATGGATTGTTATGATTTAGAAACTGAACCAATACCTTTAGAGGCATCTTTTAGAGATTATGTTTATAAATTAGTGGATATAAAAAAGACTAAAAGATATCAAATGGATAGGGACTTTTGGATGGAGCAATTAGCAGAGTTCCCATCAGCTCCTCAATTACCATTAAAATCCAATAAAAAAATACTATTACCAAAATTTAAAAGGCTGGGAACAACCATTGATAGCAGTACTTGGGGAAAGATAAAAGAGATGGCGGAAGAAAAGAAAATACAGCCGACAATCATTCTTTGTACTGCCTATGCTATGGTACTTGAGCATTGGTGCAACCAGGATTCTTTTACTATCAATTCAGCAATAACCGGTCGTTCGAAGCATGACAAGAGTATAAGCAGAGTTATAGGCGATTTTACTAAGGCATTGTTGCTACCGATACAAAAAAGCGATATCGCAAAAGATGATTTTTGGGAAAATGCAACAGCAATTAGAGATTTGTTTGCGACTTCATATAAGCATAGTTACTTTGATGGAATGGAATTTCTGAAAGAATTATCGAAGGCTAGAGGCTTGGGAACATCTGCTGTTATGCCAATTGTTTTTACAAGCATGATTTTTAATGATGAAAAATTTAGCCTTTTGGATAAGTTTGGTGAATTAAAATATGGAATAAGCCAAACTCCTCAAGTTTTTTTAGATTGTCAGGTTATGGACATAAGCGGTAAATTGCTTATGACATGGGATTATGTGGAAGAGGGATTTGAAGAAGAATTGATAACGACCATGTTCAAGCAATACGAGGAATTGGTACTAAGCATTAAAACTGACGGCTCTTATTCAAAAGAGATATTTGAGTTAAGTGACGAAGATAAAAAACTTATTCAAAAATATAATGATACAGTTTGCAACACTAAAAAAACAACCCTCCAGAATATTGTTTCAAAAGCTCTTGAAACTTACAGTAATAAGATTGCTATTAAAGATGGAAATTCGTCAGTTACATATAAAGAGCTTGATTTACTAACAGATCGAATTGCTATATCTTTACAATCGGAAGGTATAGGCCCGGGGGATTTTGTTGGTATTAGTGCTTCAAGATGTACTGAAACAGTGATAAATATTCTCGGTGTAATTAAATCCGGAGCTGCATACGTTCCAATAAATCCTGAGCATCCAAGAGAAAGACAAAATTATATTTATCAACATAGCGGGTGCAAAAAAATGTTGGAGTCTGCTTACATTCATAGCATTTCAGAAGATACCTGCAAGCAATTTGTCTCGGATGAAAAGGCCCAGCCAACTGATATAGCTTATGTTATTTATACCTCCGGCAGTACCGGAGAGCCTAAAGGAGTTGTTATCTCAAATGAAGCTGTTTGTAATACAATTATAGATATTAATTCCCGCTATAATATAACAGGAAATGATAAAGTAATTGGAATATCCTCTTTTTGTTTTGACTTATCTGTATACGATATTTTTGGAAGTATACTGGCAGGAGCGGAGTTGTATATTGCAGGCAATGCAAGAAATATACCGGAACTTATAGCTATTGTTGCCAAAGAAAAAATCACTGTATGGAATACTGTGCCGGCAATTATGGAGCTATATATAGACGAGTTATACAGAATTGAAGAGAATAAATGCGACAGTGATTATGGAACACTACGGGTTGTCATGCTAAGCGGTGATTGGATACCTGTATCCCTTCCGAACAAAATAAAAGGGAAATACCCACAGGCAAAAATTTATAGTTTAGGTGGTGCAACTGAAGCCTCTATTTGGTCAATTCATTATCCAATTGATAAAGTTAATGAGAATTGGACAAGTATTCCTTATGGATATCCTTTAGCAAATCAGATGTTCTATGTTTTAGACAGTAATCTGGAGTTATGCCCGGTCGGAGTTATCGGAGAATTATACATCGGGGGTATTGGAGTTGCCACAGGCTATCAGAATGATATAGATAAAACCAATACTGCATTTATGGAACATAAGAGCTTTGGAAGGATATACAAGACAGGCGACTTTGGAGTAATGAATAGAAAGGGGTACATAGAATTCAAGGGCCGCAAAGATGAGCAGGTAAAAATCAGAGGGCATAGAATTGAGCTTGGCGAAATAGAAAGTGTTCTAATAAGACACGAAGCTGTTGAAAATGTGGCAGTAATTGACTATAAAGATGAAACCGGCAAGGTATTCTTATGTGCATATATCGTTTCAAATAGCACATTTAAAGACGATGAATTGCCTAACTGGGCAGCAACATATTTACCTGATTATATGGTTCCAAGGCAATATGTAAAAATTGATGAAATCCCATTAACCTCAAATGGAAAAGTAAATAAGAAAATTCTCCCTAAGCCTGAAATTAAACAAAGTGAAACTAATTACATGGCACCTAGGAATGACCTTGAAATGGAACTGGTTCAACTTTGGCAGGAAGTGCTTAACATTGATAAGGTAGGAATTAATGATGATTTCTTTGATCTGGGAGGAGATTCACTAAATGTAATTAAGGTAATTACTAAGGCTAGTGAGATTGGAATACGAATTTCATTAGATGATATGTATAAGTATACAACGATACTTAGTTTGGCTCCTTATACAAGTCGTTCATCCAGTATTGCTACAGACAATATTATGAAACTGAGAAAGTCAATGGATTCATTGGCAAATTACAAACCGGATGTAAAATATGAAAAAGATTATAAAGAATATTTGGATGGTTTAAAAGAAATACAAATTCAAGAGGGGGTATCATATAATAATATTTTTATTACAGGGGGGACAGGCTTTCTTGGAAGTCATCTGGTAAGAGAGCTTTTGTTTAAAACCAAATCAAAAGTATACATACTTGTACGCGGTGAAAATGAAAATAATGCAGAAGAAAGATTAAGAAGAACATGGAGTCATTACTTTAAAGAAAACGATTATATTAACGAATATTCTGACAGAGTTTCCATTATAGTTGGCGATATAAGTCAAGTAAATTTAGGACTTAGTCAGGTAGAGTTTGATTATCTGGCAGAAACGGTAGACTGTATAATTCATGCAGCAGCAACCATAAATCATTATGGTTTATGGGAGGATTATCAAAAAATCAATATTGACGGAACACGTAGAATAACCGAGTTCTCAAAATACAAGAATAAGAAAGATCTCCATTACATTTCTACCATATCTACAGGATTTTCTATTAGCAGGTATGAAAATAAGAATTTATTTAGCGAGCATGAAATAACACGTGGAAATAAGTCCGATATTGCATACGCTCAGTCTAAAATTTATGCAGAGGAAATAGCTTTAGCAGCTCAAAATGAAGGTATTAACGTAAAAGTTTACCGTTTAGGATTTTTAGTTCAAAGCTATAAGGATGGAATATTCCAAACTAATGAAGGGGAAAGTTCAATATTTTCTGTTTTGAGTATGATGATGAAATTAGGTTCAGTCCCTAATCTTGATGCAAAAATATTTGATTTAACTTTTGTTGACCAAGCGGCAGAAGCTATAACATTGTTATTGGGTGTTAAAGAGGGAAGTAATATTTATCACATATTTAATCCATATAAAATTAGCTTAATTGATTTTGCACAGTTATTTAATGAATTTTCAGAAGTAGTTAAAATTAAATCAATTGATGACTTTGAAAAGTACTTGGCTAACGGTGGAAAGAAATACAATCATTTAGTAGCTGAGATAATTAACTTGGGACTACTTGAAAAGTCTTTTGATCCAACCATGTTGCTTCTGCCAACATGTAAAAGGACTGAAACTATATTAAGAAAATGTGGATTTGAATGGGGACAGGTGGATTCAAAGCGGAGTGCTGATGTACTAAGGATTGTAAACAGAATAGCTGAAAACATCCCCGATGTTCTATGA
- a CDS encoding AMP-binding protein — MKKRNFFYTERKQFKNIHEYLNICLSNHANNILFKFVKNGNSCAKRYKEVFDDILSLEAAFSEWNFEKKHIAILGKTSYEWIVSYLGVINAGYVAIPIDKLLPVEAIIEQLQFVDADCLLFDNDYYDVVLRIKESVDSIKYFVNFNEKAGNMLYLYDMLETPHKDTSLEILPDTAAEIVFSSGTTSNSKAIILTHENLASNVAYCSQVIDASVTDILLSILPNNHTYELTVGILTPIYFGATVCLNDSLKMMKRNLKAYKPTIMIVVPAVLEMMRKEILRAVANQNKNKKFGTAMKISKLLKKVNIDVSRKLFGEILEVLGGEFRTFVCGGAFLPVELIDFYTTIGITIIQGYGITECSPLVAANTDRNGEVGSVGKIGGGCSVKIVDNEIWVKGKNVMRGYYKNAEGTEACMENGWFKTGDLGYISKKGYLYITGRKKNLLVLSNGENVSPEELEGKLLELDYINEVIVFGEDDFIKAEIYPNYDLFDGRDIEEIEDVISKKIKEINSQLPMFKQIQKIKIRAIEFEKTTTNKIKRYGGKEL; from the coding sequence ATGAAAAAAAGAAATTTTTTTTATACAGAGCGTAAACAATTTAAAAATATACATGAATATCTGAACATTTGTTTAAGCAATCATGCTAACAATATACTATTTAAGTTTGTAAAAAATGGGAATTCATGTGCAAAGAGGTACAAGGAAGTATTTGATGATATTTTATCTCTTGAAGCCGCATTCAGTGAATGGAATTTTGAGAAAAAGCATATCGCCATATTAGGCAAAACGTCTTATGAATGGATAGTATCGTACTTAGGTGTTATAAATGCCGGTTATGTTGCTATTCCCATAGATAAATTATTACCGGTTGAGGCGATAATTGAGCAGCTTCAATTTGTTGATGCAGATTGTTTATTATTTGATAACGATTATTATGACGTTGTATTAAGGATAAAGGAGTCTGTAGACAGTATAAAGTACTTTGTGAACTTTAATGAAAAAGCTGGTAATATGCTTTATTTGTATGACATGCTGGAAACGCCCCACAAAGATACTAGTTTAGAGATATTACCTGATACTGCCGCTGAGATCGTTTTCTCATCTGGAACAACATCAAATAGTAAGGCCATCATATTAACACATGAGAATCTGGCAAGCAATGTTGCCTACTGTAGCCAGGTTATTGATGCATCTGTCACGGACATTCTCTTATCTATTTTGCCAAACAATCATACATATGAATTGACAGTGGGAATATTAACACCTATCTATTTTGGGGCAACAGTTTGTTTGAATGATAGTTTAAAAATGATGAAGAGAAATTTAAAGGCTTATAAACCTACAATAATGATTGTAGTACCGGCAGTGTTGGAGATGATGCGAAAAGAGATATTGAGAGCGGTTGCAAATCAAAACAAAAATAAAAAGTTTGGTACTGCAATGAAAATCTCTAAATTACTTAAAAAAGTCAATATTGATGTCAGTCGAAAATTATTTGGAGAGATTCTTGAAGTACTTGGGGGGGAATTTAGAACTTTTGTCTGTGGTGGTGCATTCCTACCTGTTGAGTTAATTGATTTTTATACAACAATAGGGATAACCATAATACAAGGATATGGAATTACCGAGTGTTCCCCTCTTGTTGCGGCAAATACTGACCGAAACGGAGAGGTTGGTTCTGTTGGCAAGATTGGTGGGGGTTGTAGTGTAAAAATTGTGGACAATGAGATTTGGGTCAAAGGAAAAAATGTAATGAGAGGGTATTACAAAAACGCCGAGGGTACAGAAGCATGTATGGAAAACGGCTGGTTTAAGACAGGTGACCTTGGATATATCAGTAAAAAGGGATACCTATATATTACGGGAAGGAAAAAAAACCTGTTAGTACTTAGTAATGGAGAAAATGTAAGCCCTGAAGAACTTGAAGGCAAATTACTGGAACTGGATTATATAAATGAGGTTATTGTATTTGGGGAAGATGACTTTATTAAAGCTGAAATTTATCCGAATTATGACCTTTTTGATGGCAGGGATATTGAAGAGATTGAAGACGTAATTTCAAAAAAAATAAAAGAAATTAATTCACAACTGCCTATGTTTAAACAAATACAAAAAATAAAGATTCGAGCTATTGAGTTCGAAAAAACTACTACAAATAAAATAAAAAGATATGGGGGTAAAGAACTATGA
- a CDS encoding metalloregulator ArsR/SmtB family transcription factor: MIKCDCIAIHQDIINKVKGSMPDEEKLYDLAEVFKVFGDTTRIKILYALFASEMCVCDIAVLLNMNQSAISHQLRVLKQTKLVKYRKEGKTVFYSLDDEHVKRIFDQGLIHVSENK, from the coding sequence ATGATTAAGTGTGATTGTATTGCAATACACCAGGATATTATAAATAAAGTTAAAGGTAGTATGCCTGATGAAGAAAAATTGTATGATTTGGCAGAGGTTTTCAAAGTCTTTGGTGATACGACAAGAATTAAGATTTTATATGCGTTATTCGCTTCTGAAATGTGTGTATGCGATATAGCAGTACTCCTTAATATGAACCAATCAGCAATATCACATCAACTAAGAGTATTGAAGCAAACCAAATTAGTTAAGTATAGAAAAGAAGGTAAGACTGTTTTTTATTCACTGGATGATGAACATGTAAAACGGATTTTTGATCAGGGACTTATTCATGTCAGTGAAAATAAATAA